The Pseudanabaena sp. ABRG5-3 genome includes the window CCAATGTCTTAATCCTTGACGAACCGACCAATGATCTTGATGTCCAAACTCTCGCAGTTTTAGAGGAATATCTCGAAGACTTTAACGGCTGCGTAATTGTGGTTTCCCACGATCGCTATTTTCTAGATCGGACAGTCGATATGGTGTTCTCCTTCGAGGCTGCTGGCGAAGTACGCCTATACCCTGGCAATTATTCTGTTTACTTAGATTATAAAAAAGACGAAGCGGAGCAGGAAAGCAATAATAACATCAAAGATCAGGGCAATAAAGTGTCAAGGGATCAAAAAATTACCAATCCAGAACCAACTGCTCCTGACATCTCCAAGCCCAAAACTGAAATCCGCAAGCCCACAAAAGTTTCCTACAAAGAGAAACGTGAGTATGAAGAACTTGAGGTGAAAATTCCCCAAATGGAAGCTGAAAAAGCACAAATCGAGAAGAAACTTTATCATAATCCCCCCAATGGACATCTAGAACTCCAGAAGCTATCCGATCGCTTAGCAGAACTGACTGAGGCGATCGATAAATCCACTGAGCGTTGGCTAGAACTGGCTGAGCGAGTTTAGGTAAAAGCAAAGAAAGGTAGCGCAGGCATCAGTCCACTACCTTTCTTTGCTTTTTGGTTGTTAGTCAAGAAAAAGTAATGAAGATCAATCAACTATCTACCGTAACTGTATCTAATAACTCAAAGTGGAACCTAGCCAAATTTGGGATAGAACTTAACGATCCCCATTGGTGGGCACAGATACTCTGCATCGCTTGCACATATTTTGTTTCCTCTTGGGTACTATCCGTTACTATTCCTAGAATCTATGGACCTTCCCCCGTTTGGCCAGGGGCAGGATTTAATGTCGGGTTTCTGTTAGCTTGGGGGCGATCGCGTTGGCTTGGGGTCTTTTTAGGTGTACTAGTTTTCAACCTGCATCGCAACTGGTTAAAAGTGCTAATTCCCGCCCTAGGCTCAAGTACTGGTGCAACTATCGGTGCATTAATCATAGTCTCGCTAATTTTAAAATTTACAGGTACAAATCAACCCTTCTCAAAAGTCCGCCATGTAGTCATATTTGCTCTTTGCTCCATATTTAGCGGCACGATTTTCCAAACCATAACTGGAATTTGTTTCTATGTAATTAATAATCGATATGCCGTTGGCTATAACCTTCTTCAAGATCTTTTCTTGCCATGGTGGATTGGTGATTCCGTTGGCATTTTATTGTTTGGCTCCCTAACTTTGACATGGCTGCGAACGCACCCAAAGATAAATCTCAGATCTGTATTTAATTGGGAATTCATAACGGCTGTAAGCAGTCTAGTTTTTGTTGCCTATCTATCTTTTTACGAAAGCCAGCCCCTTGAATATCTACTATTACCACCATTGCTATGGTCAGCTTTTCGATTTGGGGCAAAGCTAACTACATTTCTGATTGTGCTTGTGAGTATGGCGGCTTCGGTGTCAACAGCCTATAGGTTTGGAGTTTTCTATAAGGCTGTATCCCAAGGAGATTCTCTATTATTGCTGCAAATCTTTATGAGTGTGATTGCGATGACGACGATCATTACTCTCGCAATTGTGGAGGAAAATCACAAAGCAAATCTACGCTTACAAAGATCCAATGAGGACTTAGAGCAACGAGTTTTTGACCGCACTCGCGATTTACGCCAAAGCGAAGCCAAAGCATTGGATCTAGCCGCGAAAGCTGAAGCTGCGAATCTCGCGAAAAGTGCTTTTATTGCCAATATGAGCCATGAACTGCGATCGCCCCTAAATGCAGTTATTGGTTTTTCACAGTTAATGTTAAGAACTAGTAATTTACCAATAGAACAGTATGAGAATGCGAGTATTATTTATCGTAGTGGTGATTATTTACTAACATTAATCAACAATATTCTGGATCTATCAAAAATTGAGGCAGGTAAAGCAACTCTTAATTCTCAAAATTTTGATTTATACCTTTTATTGGATGATATTGAAGATATGCTCCAGTTACGTGCAACTAATGCTGGATTGAAACTAAGTTTTGAACGAGATTATGATGTACCTCGATACATTTATACAGATGAAATTAAGCTTCGCCAAGTCTTAATTAATTTGATTGGTAATGCACTTAAATTCACTAAAGTAGGTGGGGTTTTTGTCTACATCACTAAGTTAAGTAGTAACTCAAGCAAAGATAGCATTTTAAATTTTAGTGTTCGTGATACTGGGGTAGGGATTGCGGAAGAAGAATTATCTGAGCTATTTTTTTCCTTCTCGCAGGCTCAAGCAGGTCGAGAAAAACAAGAAGGCACAGGTTTAGGTTTAGCAATCAGCCGCAAATTCGTGCAGCTAATGGGTGGTGATATTAATGTTGCTAGCAAAGTTGGGGAAGGTACAACTTTCCAATTTCAAATTCATGTCCAAATTGGCAAAGAACCAATCAATGGCGATACTCAGAAAAAACGTGCATTATCCCTTGCCCCTAATCAGCCTACTTATAGAATTTTAGTAGTTGATGATAAACCAATTAACTGTCAACTATTGCTTAAACTACTAATTCCTATGGGTTTTGAGGTCAAAGAAGCTAGCAATGGGCAAGAGGCGATCGCAGTCTGGGATACATGGGAACCACACCTCATCTGGATGGATATGCGAATGCCTGTGATGGATGGCTATGAGGCAACTAAATATATTAAATCCACAACCAAAGGTAATGCCACCGCCATAATCGCCCTTACAGCAAGTGTTTTAGAAGAAGAAAAAGCCGTTGTCCTTTCCACGGGATGTGATGACTTTCTGCGTAAGCCATTTAATGAACAAAGTATTTTTGATACACTTGCCAAACATCTTGGAGTCAAATATATATACGAGAAAAGTCCTAATTATGCCTCTGACATAGATATTTGCGTAGAAACTCCACTAACATCTGATAATTTAAAAGTTATGCCCAATAAATGGCTAAACCAACTATGTAACGCAGCTCTCGAAGCTGACAAAAGCTCAGTAATGAAACTAATTGGAGAAATCCCAGAAAATGAAACTGTTTTAGTGAGATCTCTAAGCAAGCTTGCTCGTAATTTCCAATTTGAGAAATTAATCGATTTAGTTGAACCACTATTATCCTAAACTTATTAATTCATGAGCTACAATCCTTCACTTGAAATCACGGGCAATATTCTCTTAGTAGATGATCTTCCTGAAAACTTACAACTATTGAGTGATTTATTGACCACACTTGGTTACAGTATTCGCAGCGTTACGAGTGGACGCATGGCGCTAAAAACCGCCAAGGTAAAACGCCCAGACTTGATCCTTTTAGATATCAAAATGCCAGACATGGATGGATATCAAGTTTGTCAAGCCTTTAAAGCTGACGAAGATTTAAGAGATATACCCATAATTTTTATTAGCGCTCTTGATGATGTCTTCGATAAAGTAAAAGCTTTTTGGTCAGGTGGAGTTGATTATATTGCCAAGCCTTTTCAGAGTGAAGAAGTGGTAGTAAGACTAGAAAACCAGTTAACAATTCAACGGCAAAAGCAAGCATTGCGCGATGAAATTTCTAGACGCAAAGAAACTGAAGAAATGTTATATCAGTCTAGAGCATTACTCACAAGTGTCATCAATAGCGTAACCGATGGTATTGCCGCAGTTCAGGCTGTACGTGATCCCACCACAGGGGACATCATAGATTTCCGTTGTCTTGTAGTAAATCATGTCATTGCAAAACTATTTGATCGCTGTCGCGAAGATTTAATTGGCAAATTAGTGCTAAGAAAGTTTCTCGAGCGAGTCAAGCCTGAGCTATTTCAACAATTAGTTGAGGTAGTAGAAACAGGTCGGACTTTGGATACAAAAATCTCTTATTCTTCAGAAAACAATAGTTTCTATCAATTAATAGCTGTTAAGTTAGGTGATGGCTTTACGATCACTTTAAGAAATATTCTTAGTTAATATCTGATGTTACGTGGAAGTTTCTAAAGTAGGGGCGGTTTTTGCATATAGATCTTACTTTAAGCCCAGAATTATCAACTAAACCCGCCCCTACTTTGCACATGATTACCTTATGGAGTGATGGTTCCACGTAACATCAGTTAATATCAATTTACTATAGCAATCTTAAATAAACTTGAGGGGCGCTTTGCGCCCCTCAAACTTACTTTGGTTTACCAACGGAATAGTTAATTGCATAGCTCCAACTGAGCAACCGCAGCCACATACGAGGATTAGTAGGTTCTATCCATGCTTGACAACTGCGTATTAGCTGAGGCATCCATCCGCCCAAAATCGCATTAGCAAAGGAATTACGGGTAAAGGCTCCATAGCTAGATAGCCATTTCAGTAAGTCCTGTATCCCAGCCATTTCCAAAATCCAAAGCACTAATTTCGGATTTTTAAAGGCAGCAATGAGGGCAAGGCGGTTAAACATTAACCAATTGAGGCGATCTTTGATAAAGCGATCGCTAACGGGTTGCGGCTCTTCGGCAAGCAATCCAAAGAAAGTATTTAACATCGAATTCACTCGCTCAGGAGGCAAATGCATTCCCGTCGGAACCATCATTCCCTTAGAAAAGAGCCATGTGACCGCAATATTACTTTGATAGGCATTAATCTGGCTAAGATCATCGGCTTTTAATAAATCATGCTTGAGAGCCGTATCAAGCAAAATTGCGAGACGGGGCAAATTGCGAACGAGGGAACCAAAGCCCGTAAAGACTAGGGGCGATTGCAGAGAGGCGGCATCACCGATCGCTAAAATCCGATCAAAGGAACATTTTTTAGAATCCTCATTGAGGCTGTAATGTCCCGTAATATAGCCAAAAGTCGCCTTCTTCCAAGTTAATTTCTCCATATCACAACGCCGATATTCAGGCAAAATCGTGAAGAAGTCCTCATACATTTCCAGTAGCGACCCCGGATTTTCAGGATGGACTTGGTGATAATGGAACAGATAAATCGTTAGTTCATCTTTTTCTGCGGGAAATAGTTCCCAAATCAATTGTCTACCCCGCGAAATATCACCATGACTAAACAGAACATCCCCATATTGGGAATCCCATACATGTTTATCAAAACCTTCTAACACTGCACCCACGGTGGGACATACGCTATCAAAGGCTTGCCCTGCATTAATTTGCTGCGCGATCGCTGAAGCCGATCCCATCGCATCAATTACTAAGCGCGAATTCAAAATTACCTCGGCATCCGTTTCTAAATTCTTAGCAAAGATCGTCGCACCATTTTCACCAATAACGACCTTTTGAAATTCAGTGCGATCACAAATTACAGCACCATATTGCTGTAACTTCTTACTACAGATTTCCAATAAACGATTAGTATCGATCGCAATATTTAAAACCGTAGGTGTATGCAGAACCTTCGCCTTGAGATGGGCGGGATTATTGCTATCAAAAAACTTATTAAAGCCATCGACATATTCCGCCGTAATCATCGCTTCAAATTCTTCTTTCGAGAAGAGCCCAAAATCGATGAGATTCTGAAATTCCGCGCGAGAAATATTCCATTCCCGATTCATCCGCCCAAAGGGAATACGCTCTACTAAGCAAACGCGATAGCCTAATTTCGCCATCATCGCCGCATGGATTGCACCCAATGCTCCGCCCAAATAAACGATGTCATAGATCAAGTCTGGTTTCACAGAATTAGCTTGCGAATCCTCAAAAATTACCTGTTTGGGAGTTTCAGGATTCTTAACACTTTCACGCCAACGCTTTTCCCACCAATAGACACGATTAAGGTCATATTCGCCATTGGGAATCCGTTGAAAGAATTTAACCGTAAGCGGATATTCTGCGGCTAGTGCCTCAAAAATAGACTGATTCGGGGCGATCGCAGGTGGTTGCTTAAACTCATAGGGAAAGGCAAGTCGCACCGCTTTAGTAAAATGCTCAAGAAATTCCTTTTCGCCATCCATGACCTCATCCGACCAGCGAAATATTTTGAGGTAAGTCGTGCGTTGTAATGTCCAGATAAATACTGATAATTGCGCGATCGCACCTGAACGATTTTGGCGATCGAGGATAAAGCCATGCTTAGCAACGGATTTTTTCCCAAAGGGAGGTTGATACTCATTCTGGAGCCATGTTTTCACGGCTGCAACCTGAGTCGTAGGGATCTCGATGTAAAGTAACTGCTGCATGGCTAAATCAATATCTTCAGTATTCTCATTTTGGCATATAGGCGATCGCTAGGGGATGCGTTTAAGTTTCTGGGCGCAACAATCGAGTAAAACCTTCTTGCTCAAAGTGACGATCAGTTGTTAATGCTTCAGTAATTCCTCGTTGCTTCATCAAAACAAAGCTGACTGCATCGCATAAAGAGTAAGTTTTATCCAGTCTTAAAGTTAATAGCTCAACGGCTTCTCGATGTAGCTGTTCATTTATCCAAACTGTCTCTATATCTGGGTTATCCAATAAATCAACAATGAAAGCAAGCATGAAATCACGCGGAAGTCTTCTAGCATTAGCTAAGGCTACATATTCAGCAACGATATAGCTATGTGTCAGCCGAGTTAAGGATTTTTTGTATGCGTTACAAGCTTGTGTGTGAAGAGGTTCAGTTTTGTAATGGAGGCAAAGCAACCCTGACGTATCGAGAAGCATTATTCGTCCTCATGGTTACTGGCATATTCTTTTGCTAAGTCAGCATCAATACTTTCATTGTCTAAGTTCATACCAATACCTAGATCGATTTCTCCAAAATGACGCTCAAATTTTGATATTCTGCTTTCTTTTTCTGCATCATTGGGTAAGAGTTTAAACATCTGGGCAAAGTTTTGTTCAAGAAGCTTTACAACTAAATTTTCTGGCGGAATGCCAATACTTTGTGCTTGCTGATGAAGAGCAGCAAAAAACTGGTCATTCAATTCTAAAGTCAAAGTTTGGGTCATACGGTTTGCCGCTTAGATAGAAGTTTAGTGTAATTATAGCCTCTAGAGTTCGAGCATACCTTTGTTATTGGCAGCTAATTTGTATTGCATTTATTCAGATTTACATTCCGCTTACAATATCAAATCTACAATCTCTCTAAACGTGTTATCCATTGATCGAAATGTAGACATTTTTCTCTAATTTTTACCAACCCAATTTTCTGGATTACTTGGGGAGCTAAAGTAGTTTTTAATTTGTCGTATCTAGGGATAATTTTTGCAAGTCGCTTAGAAGGGGCAGTAGTTACTCCTTGGTTAATCCATTCTGGAGATGGATAACTATTGCATTCTGTTGACAACTGATTGATTTCATTTTTGTATTCATCATATTCAGGAAAGCTTTTATATATCTCCTCTAAGTTTGTAAAAATTAAAGATTCAAATTCATGTAACTGAATATATGGAATAAAACGATTATCATTAATACTACTTGCAAAAGCAGTTTCCAAAAGCTCAACTTTACGATAAGGATCTGATAACTTATTAGCTTGCTCAAATGATGGAAATTCATTAGGCAACGCATATAAATCGAACATAGTTGTAAATCTTACATCTTGTTTACTTTGTTGCTTTAGCCATCGATTAATATCATTTTCAACTTTTGCATAATTTTCTAATCCACCTTTTTTACCTTTAGCTTTATTAGTTGTTATGCGGCAAGCAGATGTGGAAATTTGAAACTGTCCTAAATAATCAACCAAAGTGTTGTTTACAAATATTTCTTCTGTCTCCCCTTCAACAATAATGTTTAAACGAATCATCGGCTAGGTCTCCCACCGATAACATTTTTATTCCATAACTCAGATAATGAATATTCTTCTAGCCAGTCTTCTAGATCTGTTTCAACTAACCTTTTAAAAGTAGATTCTCGCTCATTTCTTTCAACAACAATAATGTCTTCTGGTCCAAAACAATCCACTAATAATGGTGATTGAGTCGCTAAAATTACTTGACAACGATTAGAAACACTATTAATTAAGCCTCCAATAATGCTAATAGCATAAGGATGTAAGCCTAACTCTGGTTCATCTAAAATTAAAACATCAGGGAGGCTGTCAGGAGGTTGCAATAAAAGTGTTACTAGAGCCATTGCTCTTAACATTCCATCCGATGCTTGATCAGGGTTAAATACTAAGTCACTCCCTTTTTCTTTCCATTGTAAAAGTACTGTTTTACTCGTAGGATTTAGTACGAAATCTGCAAAAAATGGTGCAATTTGTGAAACTGTTTCTATAATTCTTTGGTAATAACGAGGTTCTTCTGATCTGATTCTTAAAAGAAATGATGCTAAATTACCAGCATCTTCTTTAAGACATTGATTGTCATCAGCATTCCACTTTATTTTGAATCTAGAAGTAGGTGAAGTGTTAAAATTTTGTATCAGGCTAGTGTTAAAATCTTGTATCAGCCTATAAATTTTTTTTGGTGTGAACATTGTAAATTCAAGCAGCTTTGACTCTCTATGACCTGATAGTAATGTCATCCAATCTGACCAAACATTAAGATGCATGGCATCAAAACTACGATATTTCTCTTCGGCAAATACAAATGTGTCCGATGCGGCATGAGAAAGTTTAAAAGCATAGTCAAATCTATCATTTTTAAAAGCATAGTCAAATTTATCTTTACTGACTTCAAATTCAAGTTTTGATTCAATTTGAGATGTAATTTCTGCTCCATCAAATAACAAAGAATTTGCACCTCCTGATTGTGCAACAAAAAGTTGCAATTCACCTTGAGATTGCATCATCCGATTCAATAACTTAAAAAAAGAAATAAAATTAGATTTACCTGAACCATTAGCGCCAATTAAAACGTTGATGGGAGATAAATCTAAATCTAGTTCTTTAATTGATTTAAAGCCTTTAATACTGATGTGTTTAAGCATGGCGATCGCACAATTTCACACTTAGGGTTTGACAATCAAAATACCATAAGCATCAGGATTGAGATATTTGCGAACGGCGGCTTGGATGTCCTCTTTGGTGATGGATTTGATTAAATCGGGATAATTTAAGGCTGGCTCTAGCGAACCGACAATGCGATCGTAATAGCCATAGATGCCTGCGCGTTCTTTCGGTGACTCATTGCCGAAGATAAAGCGATTGCTGACTTGAGTGCGAATCTTGGCAAGCTCCTCATCAGTGACAGGTACTTCATGTAGTTGGCGAATATGCTCGCGAATCGCTTCCTCCACGATCGCTACATCCTCAACATTTAACTTGGCAAATACTTGGAAATTGCCCTGCCAACGCATTGCCGAATTACTAACAGAAATGCGATCGACGATCCGCCGATTTTCGCGCAAGTCCTGCACCATCCGCGAAGTACGTCCACTTCCGAGAATATTCGCCAGAATACTCAGAGGATAGGTTTCTGATAGCTCAGTCAAGCCAGAAACGCGCCATGTCATGCTTAATCGGGCTTGCTTGAGGCTGGTATCGGTTACTTCGCGCCGCACAATTTCTGTAAAGGGCTTTTCGGGAGTGAAAGTCTTAGACTGAGGTTTATCAGCGATCGCATCTCCTTCAAAATATTTAGCGATCACACCGATCATCTCGCTTACAGGCAAATTGCCGACCACTGCGATCGTCATATTTTGCGGCGCATACCATTTACGATGAAAAGCTTTCATCTGCTCGGAGGTAACTTTTTCGATTACATCAACGGGTCCCAACACCGCACGGCGATAGGGCAACTGCTCATAGACCAATTCGGAAATATGGCGATAAATACGGCGATCTGGATTGTCTTCACTACGGCGAATTTCCTCTAGCACCACATGGCGTTCACGCTGAAACTCCTCATCGGGAATGCTAGCCTTTAGAACTATATCCAGTTGTAAAGGCGCAAGTTTTGCGAAATCTTTAGGCGCAACATTGATATAAAAATGCGTGTAGTCCTGACTGGTTGCCGCATTGGTATTACCGCCGTGTGATTCGATCGCCTGTTCAAATTCTCCCAAAGCAAGGCGATCGCTACCCTTGAAAACCATATGTTCAAGGAAATGCGCCATTCCGTTAATGTCATCGCTCTCTACGGCAGAGCCAACATCAACCCAAATACTCAGGTTGACTGCATCCACAGGAATCTGTTCGGCAATAATCTTAATCCCGTTGGGCAGAATATGTTGAGTGGGCGCAGATAGCTGCGCTCTAGTAGCTAGATCATTGAGTGCATGATCGGTCACAGCTACATCTAACCGACGCGGAACGACGATCGCTGGCATGGCAAAATTAGGGTTTTACTAAATTTTTTAAATAAAAAGCAGAATCGAGCGAAATTAAGTTTTTTATATCAGGGTTTTAGTATCAGGATGGGCGACACTAAGTGCCGTCCATCCTGATACTAATTTAAAGTTATACCAATTTAGGGAGGTGTTGTTACAACCTCCTCAAATCAAGTTCTTGTTAGCTGAATTAAAAAAATACACATCGACAGAATTTGCGAGGCAAAACCGTTCGATATTTACAATCTTTCTAGTTCCTGCAATTTGTAATAAGCTTCTCGCAGGGGCAAGCTTGTATTATCTCCTAGCATAGCAGCAAAATCATAGGACTCTTGGTACGCAGCGCGTGCTTTTGGCAGATTTCCAAAAGATAGGTACAAATCACCTAGATATCGCTGCACGATCGAGGCGGTTTCGCGATCACCCATTACCAAAGCCAAGCTAGATCGGTTTTGCAATAGCTCTTCAATGCGATAGAAGTTAGGCACTTCGAGATAAGCAGCAATAATGCGATCGCTAGCTACCGACATCAGTTTGTAATTGCGATGTTGGCGAGCGATCGTCAGTGCCATGCCATAGTCGGTGATGGCAGCTTTGTAGTTGTCCAAAGCCATCAAACTATCGCCACTATTGACGTATGTATAGCCTTCTCCGATCGCTTCACGGATGGGATGCACTTTAATCGATGCGTAATATTGTTTGAGAGCTTCTAAATGATTGCCATAGCGCTCTGCAATTAAACCTTTGTTATTTAAAGCGATCGCTGTATTCAGCCCTTGCTCGTTTTGGGTAGATAGCTCAAGGGTTGCCTTGTTTAGTTTTGAGGCAGATTCTAACTTGCCTTGAGCAATCTCAAAACTTACTAAGTTATTCGAGCTTTCGAGCTTTGCCCCATTATCTTGCAAAGTATTGGCATAGCCGATGCGCTGACGACTGGTATCTTGAGCCGCATTGCTTGCCCCCAGTAATTCATAGGCATCACTCACTCGCGCCAGAGTATAGGAAATTGCGGCTTGGTCATTAACGCGCCGATAGTAACCGATCGCATAGAGCCAAGTTTTAATTGCTTCTCGGGGTTTGCCGTCCTTAAGTTGCGTATAGCCAACATCCAACAAGCGATCGGCTTCATCTCGTACCGCCCGATTTTCGGGATTGATCGTTACTTGTTGTGACTGCATTGGCATTGGCACTACGATCGCCCCAACAAAGGCTGCCAAAATCGTCGCCCCAATGTTAGCAACCGACATTTTCTGACGCTTTCTATACATATCCCTACATCCTCACCAATAAGGTGGACATATTGTAGCGACATAAAAGCAGTTTTTTCTAGAAGTTTTCTGACTTTTTATGACATAACTCACATGGATGAGTAGCGCTTCGCGCTACTCATCCATGTAATAAGGCTTTGGTATAATTTAGGCTAAGCATTTTGAGGAAATCTATGATTACACTCACACAGCCAAGATCTGATTCAGAAATATCCCAAGAAACGAATCTAGAACTAAATTTTGACCAGTTTTTGGCGCAATGTCCTGAAGATGGTCGCTATGAATTAGTGGACGGCAAAATGGTAAAAATCTTAGCAACCAGAATTCATTACGATGTTGCTTGGCTAATTTTGAAAAGCTTTGACCGAGAGATTGACCGTTTAAATTTAAACTACGTGGTTAATGACGTGGCGGCAGTTTTAACCACAAATAAGAAAGGTAAAGAACAGGGCAGACATCCAGATGTCAGCGTAATTAATCGCGATCTGTGGCGTAGCGATCGCCTTGATCATCGGGGTATTCGAGAACCAATTCAGCTTGCCGTTGAGGTGGTGTCAACGAATTGGGAAGATGACTATATTGACAAGCTTGATGAATACGAGCGTTTAGGCATCCCTGAATATTGGATTGTGGATTATTTAGCGATCGGTTCGCGCAACTATTTGGGAGAACCAAAACTTCCTTCTGTGCTGATATTTACCCTAGATGCTGAAAGGAAATATCAAATGACCAGATTTCAAAATAGCGATCGCCTAATTTCCGCAACATTTCCAGAATTAAATCTCACCGTCGAGCAGATTATGGCGGCTTAAATCTAATGAGTGGCGACGCTTCGAGCTGTCCCCATTAAGTCACGCTCAAAACCAATCCCTTGAGATAAGCACCTTCAGGATGAAAAATACTTGTAGGATGATCGGGGGGATGATTAAGATGATCCAAAATGCGAATAGTCCGACCCGACTCGATCGCCGCCGCCGTCACTGCTCCTGTGAAATTCTCCACATTCACCACCTGCGAACAGGAAAAAGTAAAGAGCAATCCACCACTTTTTAGCTTAGACATCGCCTGTAAATTTAAGCGCTTGTATGCCTGCATAGCTGAATGTCTCGCGGATAAACTTTTGGCAAAAGCGGGAGGGTCAAGCACGATCGCCTCATAATCAGAGTCGCATTGCTTTAAAAAATCAAAGACATCACCTGTAAAGGATTTGTGAATAGCTTGGCGATCGCGATCAAAATTTGCAGCAATATTGCGCTCAGTCCATTCCATCGCCTTCGCTGAACTATCAATCGAATGTACTTCCTTTGCGCCTGCCGCCACTGCATAAACCGAGAAACCACCCGAATAGCAGAAGGTATTTAAAACCTTTTTACTAGTCGCATACTTCCCAAACATTCGTCGATTTTCTCTTTGATCTAAGAAAAATCCTGTTTTCTGACCTTTTTCCCAATCGACAATAAAGCGATGTCCATATTCCAAAACTTCCGCACTATCAACAGATTTTTCGCCAATCAATAAACCATCCTGAGACTGGGTTTGTGATTTGCGCGAAAGCGTCGCCGAGCTTTTGTCATATACAGCAACTAAGCGATCGCCATAGATATCCTTCAAGATTTCCGCAATGTCCTGACGATAGCGATAGGTTCCTAACGAATGACACTGCAAAACCGCCGTATCACCATACACATCAATAATTAATCCTGCTAAGCCATCCCCTTCGGAATTAATCAACCGATAGCAATTAGTTTCAGGATTATCGATTAAGCCTAATTGTTGTCTTAAAAAAAAAGCTTGCTTCAGGCGATCGCGCAA containing:
- a CDS encoding tetratricopeptide repeat protein; protein product: MSVANIGATILAAFVGAIVVPMPMQSQQVTINPENRAVRDEADRLLDVGYTQLKDGKPREAIKTWLYAIGYYRRVNDQAAISYTLARVSDAYELLGASNAAQDTSRQRIGYANTLQDNGAKLESSNNLVSFEIAQGKLESASKLNKATLELSTQNEQGLNTAIALNNKGLIAERYGNHLEALKQYYASIKVHPIREAIGEGYTYVNSGDSLMALDNYKAAITDYGMALTIARQHRNYKLMSVASDRIIAAYLEVPNFYRIEELLQNRSSLALVMGDRETASIVQRYLGDLYLSFGNLPKARAAYQESYDFAAMLGDNTSLPLREAYYKLQELERL
- a CDS encoding Uma2 family endonuclease, which produces MITLTQPRSDSEISQETNLELNFDQFLAQCPEDGRYELVDGKMVKILATRIHYDVAWLILKSFDREIDRLNLNYVVNDVAAVLTTNKKGKEQGRHPDVSVINRDLWRSDRLDHRGIREPIQLAVEVVSTNWEDDYIDKLDEYERLGIPEYWIVDYLAIGSRNYLGEPKLPSVLIFTLDAERKYQMTRFQNSDRLISATFPELNLTVEQIMAA
- a CDS encoding class I SAM-dependent rRNA methyltransferase, which gives rise to MPSLPRAIIHRKKVDAVQRFHPWIFSGAIAKMQGEVHDGDLVEAYSEDGRFLAIGLWGMGSIAIKVLSFQPVESMQSLLRDRLKQAFFLRQQLGLIDNPETNCYRLINSEGDGLAGLIIDVYGDTAVLQCHSLGTYRYRQDIAEILKDIYGDRLVAVYDKSSATLSRKSQTQSQDGLLIGEKSVDSAEVLEYGHRFIVDWEKGQKTGFFLDQRENRRMFGKYATSKKVLNTFCYSGGFSVYAVAAGAKEVHSIDSSAKAMEWTERNIAANFDRDRQAIHKSFTGDVFDFLKQCDSDYEAIVLDPPAFAKSLSARHSAMQAYKRLNLQAMSKLKSGGLLFTFSCSQVVNVENFTGAVTAAAIESGRTIRILDHLNHPPDHPTSIFHPEGAYLKGLVLSVT
- a CDS encoding M16 family metallopeptidase, giving the protein MPAIVVPRRLDVAVTDHALNDLATRAQLSAPTQHILPNGIKIIAEQIPVDAVNLSIWVDVGSAVESDDINGMAHFLEHMVFKGSDRLALGEFEQAIESHGGNTNAATSQDYTHFYINVAPKDFAKLAPLQLDIVLKASIPDEEFQRERHVVLEEIRRSEDNPDRRIYRHISELVYEQLPYRRAVLGPVDVIEKVTSEQMKAFHRKWYAPQNMTIAVVGNLPVSEMIGVIAKYFEGDAIADKPQSKTFTPEKPFTEIVRREVTDTSLKQARLSMTWRVSGLTELSETYPLSILANILGSGRTSRMVQDLRENRRIVDRISVSNSAMRWQGNFQVFAKLNVEDVAIVEEAIREHIRQLHEVPVTDEELAKIRTQVSNRFIFGNESPKERAGIYGYYDRIVGSLEPALNYPDLIKSITKEDIQAAVRKYLNPDAYGILIVKP